DNA from Lagenorhynchus albirostris chromosome 3, mLagAlb1.1, whole genome shotgun sequence:
CTTAttgtagttaacatttattgagcacttccaaGGAGCCAGGCATAGTTATATTTATCTCCCTCTCATCTTCAGGAGAATCCTATGAAGTAACtttatccccatttcactgaAAAGGGAATGGAGGCTTAGTATTTATGTTACTTTTTCTCAGTTGGTTAGAGCAAGAAAAACTAGAGTTCTTAACGAAATGGATCAGGTTGTGGCTACTGGAATGTCTGGACTCACAGCACACTCACAGCGCTCTTTGAGTAGCCCCTTTGATCTGTGGTATTAATGACAAGCTCTCTTCCACCCATacccttttccctcttctttctcccttatGAAGGTTTGCTGAGAAGCACAACTTTGCAAAACCTAATGACAGCCGTGCTCTCCATCTAATGACTAAATGTGCCCAAACCGTAATGGAAGAACTGGAGGATATTGTGATTGCATATGGGCAGAGTGATGAGTACAGCTTTGTGTTCAAGCGGAAAAGTAATTGGTTTAAAAGAAGAGCCAGGTAATTTTGTGGCCTAGCTCCTTCAGAATATTTCCTACCAGCATTTGGCTTCTGCTTATCTTAATCGCAAACTTACAGACTGTAGTATTTGCAACTgcagaatgtatgtatataacaggTTAGACTGTTGTACTTGCATCTGATACCTGAGCATTCTGTATACCTCTTTAAGTTTTTCTCTGTATTCGCCATCACCTTAGCTTCTAGACTGATCTGGCATTGAACATTAAGACTAGAAAGAGAAACTAAAGTTTTAGTTAAGGAGGTTCTCAGTACAAATTAGATCTGATATTTGATTTGGCAGTATATTGAAACTCTCACAGGAAACAGATCACGTAATGAATTGGgatgtttttaaaacaatggtTCCCCGCCTTCCAAGACTTGAAAAAAAACCTCTTGAACCATAAGTTCACGTCACACGCTATGGAATAACATTTGACATTAGTAAATTACTTATAGGACTAGAAGGAGAGACAGgctgcattttaaatatataactgaaaTACTAAAATAGTTTTTCTTGACCCATCACTCTTGGCTTGCTAGACAGTTTGTGTTATCTCTCTGTTACACCCACAGACCCTGTCATGGTGTTGAATTAATATcatgtattttctctcttcttgctcCACCCACTGTGCCTTTTGCAAGTAAGTTTATGACTCACGTGGTCTCCCAGTTCGCCTCCAGCTATGTGTTTTACTGGCGGGATTACTTTGAGGACCAGCCCCTTCTGTATCCCCCAGGCTTTGATGGAAGAGTCGTGGTGTATCCTAGCAACCAGACCTTAAAGGACTATCTCAGCTGGCGGCAAGCAGATTGTAAGTGAAACCAAATAAACAGATGTAGTTAAACTACTGATTCCTTATATTAGAGGTGATGATCTGATACATTTTTGGCCCATGTATTTTGTTTGGAATGcaatatttcaagttttttaaattagttgaaaatacttgaaaaattgGAAGGTTTTATGTAAATACTACctatttccaactttttttttttttttttttggtaaaatcagATTTGGCAATACTAGGTCTATATTCCCACTTAGTATTGGTCAGAACCTGCGTAGTGACTACTGCctttatacacacagacacacacacacataaacacacacacgcaggcacaCATTCATGCACATAGGAGCCAGTGTGCCTCAGCCTCTACCATTCCCTGTTGTTCCCCTGGGAACTCTGCTTTACACGCCTATGTTTGTGCTGGCTTCAGTGGGTATTCAAGTTGTGACCCTTCCTTACATGACTATGGTGAAATGTTTGTTAGACTTTTATTCATTTGGTGTGTCTTGATTTTGCCAGGAGAACTGGAAGAGAGGTGGGAATAATACAAATCAAATAACTTGGAAAGTATTCCTTAGCTTAATGCACAAGTTAACAGATTTGTGTAAAGCACAACTGAAATGACAGGATAAAACTGTTAGGAAATAAGTTTTTTCTGCTTGACCACTTCCCCCTGTGTTCCCTGTGTATGGCTTTGCGCAAGTAATTATATGTCTCTGCGGGAGAGAGGTGGGGTTCCAGTACTCTTTGAAGGGTGAATATTGAATAAAGATTCTATGTGCGTACACAGTGCCAACTATGTTTTCTTTACAGGTCACATCAATAATCTTTATAATACAGTTTTCTGGGCACTTGTACAGCAGTCTGGATTAACACCAATACAAGCCCAAGAGAGATTACAGGTATAAAGATCTTACTGCATTAATACTTAAGGGGGGACAGTTTACGCTCTCTCATGACATTTGGCCTTCTTTTTAAGCTCTTaaatttttatggttttgttttgaaaagataGAAAGATCATACTAGTAGCAGGTCTGCTGCTTGCTTGCTTTGTGACTGTGGATCAGTTGTTACtactccctgagcctcagtgtcctcagctGGAAAATGGATTTAATAATGGCTCTACACTCCCACATGGTAGTGCTTAGCTGGAGCTGTGTATAGGCTGCCCCCTATAAAGGGCAcatgctcttctttttttgtcAGCCCCACCTGTTTGCTTCATGATTGTCAATCCCTGCTGGGGACCTGGAGTTTCTTGGGGTTAGGACTCCTGTGTATCATTAAGAGTTTAGGCTCTGGGGGTCAAATAATTGTACTCAGaggcttttgtttaattttatcatCTCTGCCTTAGTTTTTAATAGGTAAAATGTAGAAGATAGTAGTTCCTACCTCATAGGTTTCTGGTGAGAGTTAAATGgcataatgcatgtaaaacacaTAAAGGCTAGTACAGGGCACActgtaagtacttaataaatactgGCTTGTATCATTAGATGAACATGCTACTTGTAGGAAAACTAACCGTGAAATGAGATGATGTGTTGTATTAGCTCCTAATACAATGCCTGGGACTTTAAAATGACGCAGTAAATGGTTGTCATTATTAACAATCATGATAAAGTTGCATATGTAGCAGTAATAGGAAGACTGGTAGATCTAGCCAGAGTTTGGAAGTGCTGAGATCAGATTTTGATTCTTATACGAATAAGAGCACTTTTGGCCTCGGAAAATTTATATAATCTTTCTAAGCTTCAGAgctctcatctctaaaatggagatggTTATGAGGGTCAAATAATACAAAAACTATCCAGTACAGAATCGGTACTCTTACTATTAGTTCCTCTCACCCCATCACAGTAGTGACTTGTAAAGGCAGTTATTTGCTACAAAAGAGAATTTTAtgaattttgatatttaaataagATTTGAACTGCTTTTACGATGAAAATTCATTAACACCTATGTGACGTTTGATGAAATGCTTCCACTTCTTGATTTGTCGTGGAAGTCTAGGTAGAGAGTGGAATGGATAGGTGGGGTTaggggagagaaaagacctacaaagctttttatatgtgtttttatttcttcagggAACTCTTACAGCAGACAAgaatgagattttattttctgaattcaaCATCAACTACAATAATGAGCCACTGATGTATAGGAAGGGAACTGTGTTGATATGGCAGAAGGTAATGCTGTTACGTCTGAGGAAAAACGGAGGTCAGAAGGAAAGCCTGTGCCCATCCCAGGCTTTGTCTTGCCTGCTGCCTGTATGCTGATGTGACTCCAGTAACTAGCACAGATTAGACCCTTTCCAAAATGAGATGCTATCGATTATTATTATGGATGCTCGTTTTGTCAGTTTGTCAGTGAACATTGTGATCTGGACTCCCCCATTCTGTAAgtagaatcacagaattttagaattattacaCTTTTCCATGTCATAAGCTCTCCCCAAATCTCATCAAACCCTTTTAAACAGGTAAGTGCAGATATGAGAATTTTTGCATtcagagaacatttaaaaaaataatttctcccacACTGGATAATTCCACTAAATGGTCCATCCATCCCATGAGAACTGTAATATAAGGAACTGATGTTGCATGTGAGGGTTCTGTCCCTTGCAGaatgtttgagggcttccctagaCATTCATACTTAACTTAATATTCTGTCTGTGCATTCACCTGTATCCTTAATTCTACCAATATTTTTGCTCTGTTCCAGCTCCTGGGCATAATGAAGTCTctaaatttatttccttctgtctaaagtatttttttctgaaatgaatgTTTTCAAGTATTAAGGGTTATTAGGTATCCCACTGGCAGCTTCAGctcttttattagtatttttaaaacatttgtttggCACAGACTCGGATCCTTCTTAATGCAGGTGGGAGAGCAGACATGTCTTTAATTTTATGGTTATTGCTAACAAGGAACATAGAATCCCTTCTTTGTTCCTAAGGTctcctttcaaaatatagcaacataacttttttaaaaagtattttagttGTAAAGAAATTCATGTATGGtgagagatatacatatatctctgatatatatatatatatgtatatatatgttcatatatatatatatatatgcctgaaAATGTGTATTTGTCAGAAGTAcataaagtaaaaaagtaaacttcccccacttctccctcttctctcccaaaCTGACTCTCTAGTTAATGTGTCAATATTTTAACTTTACCTATAGGTGGATGAAGTCACGACAAAAGAAGTTAGGCTGCCAgcagaaatggaaggaagaaagatggTGGTGACCCGGACCAGGACTAAGGCGGTGCCCTTACACTGCGATGTCATTGGGGATGCTTTCTGGAAGGAACATCCAGAAATCCTACATGAAGACAGCTGACCCTTTGCTTTTCATTACTGGTGTGCTTGACCATGCAGGGTCCCCCAAGTCTCCTGGCCTTAGGTGGCCCTAGCATCTGTGCCATGCAGAACAGTGTCCTGGGAGTGACATGGCTCTGGTTGGGAGGGGAACAGAGAAAGAAGGGATGAATGTGGGTGGTGTATCTTGTTCTGCTTTAAGTGGAACACCTATTTTTCGGTGTTGAAACATGGTTCCTTTGGTAGaagtacagttttttaaaaatcgtggtactatttttataaagcaaGAACTattttatgccttgcaaaatgaatcatttttagATTGTGGCGTAAGCCTTATAAAAACTTGTCAAGCTCTTTTCACCTATGATAGAAGATGAGCCCAAACTTTACTCTCAcccacttattcttttttttttttaacatctttattggggtataattgctttacaatggtgtgttagtttctgctttataacaaagtgaatcagtcatacataaacatatgttcccatatgtcttccctcttgcgtctccctccctcccaccctccctatcccacccctccaggctgtcacaaagcaccgagcagatctccctgtgccatgcggctgcttcccactagctatctaccttactatgtttgttagtgtgtatatgtccatgactctctctcgccctgtcacagctcacccttccccctccccataacctcaagtccgttctctagtaggtctgcgtctttattcctgccttacccctaggttcttcatgacattttttttttcttaaattccatatatatgtgttagcatacggtatttgtctttttctttctgacttacttcactctgtatgacagactctaggtctatccacctcattacaaatagctcaatttcgtttctttttatggctgagtaatattccattgtatatatgtgccacatcttctttatccattcatccgatgatgggcacttaggttgtttccatctctgggctattgtaaatagagctgcaatgaacattctggtacatgactctttttgaattttggttttctcagggtatatgcccagtcacCCACTTATTCTTAACCACAGAATCCAGTGACC
Protein-coding regions in this window:
- the THG1L gene encoding probable tRNA(His) guanylyltransferase isoform X1 — protein: MWAAGAVNVSGCLAAFSVTLRRCLKLGAAMAKSKFEYVRDFEADDTCLAHCWVVVRLDGRNFHRFAEKHNFAKPNDSRALHLMTKCAQTVMEELEDIVIAYGQSDEYSFVFKRKSNWFKRRASKFMTHVVSQFASSYVFYWRDYFEDQPLLYPPGFDGRVVVYPSNQTLKDYLSWRQADCHINNLYNTVFWALVQQSGLTPIQAQERLQGTLTADKNEILFSEFNINYNNEPLMYRKGTVLIWQKVDEVTTKEVRLPAEMEGRKMVVTRTRTKAVPLHCDVIGDAFWKEHPEILHEDS
- the THG1L gene encoding probable tRNA(His) guanylyltransferase isoform X4; the protein is MGRVMSTALCSSGKVIGLKEEPGFDGRVVVYPSNQTLKDYLSWRQADCHINNLYNTVFWALVQQSGLTPIQAQERLQGTLTADKNEILFSEFNINYNNEPLMYRKGTVLIWQKVDEVTTKEVRLPAEMEGRKMVVTRTRTKAVPLHCDVIGDAFWKEHPEILHEDS
- the THG1L gene encoding probable tRNA(His) guanylyltransferase isoform X2 codes for the protein MTKCAQTVMEELEDIVIAYGQSDEYSFVFKRKSNWFKRRASKFMTHVVSQFASSYVFYWRDYFEDQPLLYPPGFDGRVVVYPSNQTLKDYLSWRQADCHINNLYNTVFWALVQQSGLTPIQAQERLQGTLTADKNEILFSEFNINYNNEPLMYRKGTVLIWQKVDEVTTKEVRLPAEMEGRKMVVTRTRTKAVPLHCDVIGDAFWKEHPEILHEDS
- the THG1L gene encoding probable tRNA(His) guanylyltransferase isoform X3: MTHVVSQFASSYVFYWRDYFEDQPLLYPPGFDGRVVVYPSNQTLKDYLSWRQADCHINNLYNTVFWALVQQSGLTPIQAQERLQGTLTADKNEILFSEFNINYNNEPLMYRKGTVLIWQKVDEVTTKEVRLPAEMEGRKMVVTRTRTKAVPLHCDVIGDAFWKEHPEILHEDS